The Carassius carassius chromosome 9, fCarCar2.1, whole genome shotgun sequence genome includes a region encoding these proteins:
- the LOC132148545 gene encoding homeobox protein Hox-B1, which yields MDNSRMNSFLEYTICNRGTNAYSPKAGYHHLDQALSGPFHTGHASDSYNADGRLYVGGSNQPAAAAQHQHQSGVYAHPQHQTHGLTYGGTGTTSYGTQACANPDYAQHQYFINPEQDGMYYHSSGFSNSNVGPHYGSMAGAYSGAQGAVPAAPYQHHGCEGQDHQRGYSQGTYADLSASQGRERDMDQSPPGKTFDWMKVKRNPPKTAKVADYGLGPQNTIRTNFTTKQLTELEKEFHFSKYLTRARRVEIAGTLELNETQVKIWFQNRRMKQKKREKDGLAPASSTLSKDLEDHSDPSTSTSPGASPSPDS from the exons ATGGACAATTCCAGAATGAACTCTTTTTTGGAGTACACCATTTGTAACCGTGGGACGAACGCTTACTCGCCCAAGGCTGGATACCACCACTTGGATCAGGCGCTCTCGGGCCCCTTCCATACCGGACACGCAAGTGACAGCTATAACGCTGATGGACGACTTTACGTAGGGGGGAGCAAccagccagcagcagcagcacaacaTCAGCACCAGAGCGGCGTTTACGCGCATCCCCAGCACCAAACTCATGGCCTTACCTACGGTGGCACGGGGACTACGAGTTATGGGACCCAGGCCTGCGCCAACCCGGACTATGCTCAACACCAGTATTTCATTAACCCTGAGCAGGATGGGATGTATTATCACTCATCGGGGTTTTCAAACTCAAATGTCGGTCCTCACTATGGCTCCATGGCTGGTGCATACAGCGGGGCGCAGGGAGCCGTTCCTGCCGCACCTTACCAGCATCATGGATGCGAAGGCCAGGACCACCAGCGAGGATACTCACAAGGCACCTACGCCGACTTATCGGCCTCCCAAGGGAGGGAGAGGGACATGGATCAGTCGCCACCTGGGAAGACATTCGACTGGATGAAAGTCAAAAGGAACCCTCCTAAAACAG CTAAAGTGGCCGATTACGGACTGGGACCACAAAACACAATCCGGACGAATTTCACAACGAAACAACTCACGGAGCTCGAGAAAGAGTTTCACTTCAGCAAGTATCTCACGCGAGCGCGGCGCGTCGAAATCGCTGGCACGCTCGAGCTGAACGAGACACAGGTGAAGATATGGTTTCAGAACCGCCGAATGAAACAGAAGAAGCGAGAGAAGGACGGCCTGGCGCCTGCTTCGTCCACCTTGTCTAAAGACCTCGAGGATCACTCTGATCCCTCAACTTCAACATCTCCAGGAGCTTCTCCAAGCCCGGATTCCTAA